The Mangrovimonas cancribranchiae nucleotide sequence TGGTGGATATACAGACATTTATTCTGCATTAGAAACAGCGAAAAACAATATTGATTCCGATAGAGTTAACTATATATTTTTGTTAACAGACGGTAATCAATCACCAATTCCTAGTGCCACTAAAGAAACAAGTAAAATTGATTTTAGTGAAGAAGATTTGAAAATATCTCTTGATAATTGGTGTAATTTTTCAAGTAAAAGTGAATCTCACCTTTTTTACGTTATGCTCTCTAAAACAGCATTAAACAAACCTATTATAAACATTATAAAAAAACAGTGTAACGCTTATTCAGTAGAAGGAACGAATATGAACATTGCTTTTATCAAACCATATTCTAATAATATAAAAGTAAATCTACACGATAATCCGAAAAACTTTGAAATCGAATTAAATGCAAACAATTGGGATTACATAAAAGGCCAGATATTCTTGAAAATTAACTTAAAAAATAATTCAATATTTGAAGTTGTCGAGAATGATATCAAAGTTGAAAATAAAAAAATTGTTGTTAGACTAAAAACAAAAAACAACTCTACTTTTGAAGCTCTTCGTAAAAATTTACCAATAGAGTCAATTATCCCCTTAACTCTTTCTACAGATAATAATTTAAAAATTTTAAACCCAGTTATCAATTTAGTAATTAGAAATAAGAAAGAAAGAGTTTTAACCCTAGAATTTGTAGAAAATGAATAAAACCCTTACCATTTTACTAGCTTCTTTATTATTCTTTTTTAACTGTCAAAAAGAAGATTCTTTTCAAGGGGAAACTACTAATTTTGGAGTTGTTGAATACTATCAACCATTTTTATTTTGCAAATGTGACACTATTACATTATCGAAATCACTTAGGTTTAATTTTAATGACTATTCATTAGAAAAATCATCTTCAGCTACCATCAAATTTGTCGGCGAATTTCAAAAAGAAATAAGAGATAAAAGTTTACAACTTTATATCAACGACAATAAAGTAATAGACAATACTTTCACTATAAACAGTAAAAATGCTAAAACGGGAACTTTAAAATTGGGGCTGAAACTGCTTCCTAACTACCCTGAAGGTTATACGTCTGGTTTTATTTCAGTTGCACAACATAGCCTGGATTTAATAAACAATAATGACCTCAATACATCAAACGAAACAAGAATTTTTAAATGGGAGGCTGAGCACAAGCTCATAATGAACCCATTAAAAAAAGCCTTAATTATTGTTTTTACATTTATTTCTTCAGCATTAATTATCTGGTTTCTTTTTTTGAGAAATAAAATTTATCCAAAATTTAAAAAAGGAAGAATTCAAATTTTATCACCTTACTTTGGAAGTGTCCTCCTAAACAGGAATATTAAACTTATCATTCTTACAAGTTCTCCCAAAAAACAAAAATATTTTAATAAGGTTTTTACAGGAAAGATACAGTACGAAATAAATCCAATCTATGATAAAGATATAATTCTAAGACCTGGTAGAGGAAAAAAAATAAAAATAAAGCTTCCTCTTGGAACTCAAATATCACCACCATCGATCAACTTGGAACCGTACAATTCATATAAAGTCAAAACAGAAAAACATATAATAGAAATCCAATATTCATAAAAACATCATATCATGGCAAAATTAAAAAGAAGTCTTTTCATCGGATTAGGAGGAACAGGTTTAAAATCAATATTACATACAAAAAAACGCTTTATAGACACGTATGGAGAAATCCCTCCAATGACCTCGTTTCTTGCTTTTGACACAGATGGTGATAGTATTAATGTGAAAATTGATAGTCATTTAGGAGGTGAACGAATAGGTCTTGATGCTTCTGAGTTTTTGCATATTAGAGTAAGAGATCCTCAAGAAGTTTTAAGGCAACAGGCGGGACTGTTTGATTTTGTTCCAAGTTCCAATAGATCTTTGTTAGTTAGTCTTACTGATGGGGCTGGACAAGTGAGATCTAATGGAAGGTTTGCCACTCATTTTAATTATGGCGCAATTGAAAGTGCTATTAAATCTAAACTTACAGCTATTTTAAATGCTGATGCTATAAGTAATGACAAGTTTGAAGTGAATGGTAATGATGTCGAAATAAATATGATGTTTTCAGTTGCAGGAGGTACAGGTAGTGGAACTTTTTTAGATGTTGCTTATATTGTTAAAGAAGTTTCTAAAAGTATTAATTCTACAGTAGGAGTTTCAACTATAGGTTTCGCTATTTTACCTGATGTTTTTAACTCAATGATGAATGGTCCAGCAATGGCTAATGTTTTACCCAATGGGTATGGAGCATTACATGATTTAGATTATTTAATGCATCATAATTATGATAAAAAACCTTTAGAAATAAAATACGCTAATAAAACGATTAAAATTGAAAAACCTCCTTTTGATTTAGTTTTTACAATAAATAATAGTGACAAAAATGCAAACACTTATACTAATATTAATGATTTAAGTGAATTGATAGGCTTAGCAATGTTTACAGGAGCCAGTGAGTTAAGTGGGGGAATGACTAGCTCTTATGATAATGTTAGAACTGTAATTGCAGGAGGGTCAATGAAAGTCGAAAACAAAGATTCTTGGGCTTGTGGGTTAGGTTTAAGTGAGTTGTATTATGACGGAAACAAATTAGGAAATATCTATGCCCATAAAGCTTCTGTTAGTGTAATAAATAATCTTATTACACCAGAAACGGACTCATTTGATTTAGATGATATATTTATTAATGCTGCCAAAATTAGAGAAAATAATGGGGATGAGAACAACGATTTAATTGACTCGCTTTTAACTGAAGTGCCAAGAATTCAATATACATACATACAGGATGCAAACTCTATTGATTCTGAAATAAAAGCTTATTTACAATCTGTAGACGAATCTGCAAAACAAGAAATAGAATCAAATTTTTCAACTAAAAAATCAGATGTTGAAAAGAAGCTTGGTAAGTTTATTATAGAACATATCAATAAACCTTCTGGAGTTGGTAATATAGATAGGTTTCTAAATGCTCTTAAAAAACACGTAAATGTTTTTTTGGAAGAAATGAAGTCGGAGCATGTAGAAAAATCTAAAAATAATGAAGTATTCCGAAGCCATTTAAATCAAAACATTTCTGAATTAAATGGTTTAAGTTTTATGGAACGTAAGTTTGGCTCAAAGTTAAAAGATACTAAGGAGGAGATAGTTCAAATGGTTAACCAGATTGCAGCTAATATGCATGAAGTATTAAGGCGTCAATATGCTATAACATTTTTTAATCAATTATTGTTAGCAATTAGTAAACATGATCAAAATGTTAAAAATATACTACAAAAGTTACAACAAGTTGAAGAAGAGTGTGAATCTAAATTTATTGGACTCCAAAATCAAATTAATGAACAACCTAAAAAGTTTGTGAAAGAGCTTCATAGAGACTTTGTTAATCGAGTGAGTGTTTATGATAAAGATGTAAATGTGTCAGATTTTATACAAAGTATTAGCTCAAATGAAGGAGGAATATATGATTTCTCAGAAGTTTCAACTAGAATAATTTCAGACTTTTTATGGAGATATTCAAAGGGGTTGCCTAAAGCTCTTGAATACCGTAATAAAAAAATAGATGAAGTTTTATCAACTTATAGTGAAGAAGAGTTAGATAATATTGTTAAGGAACTAATTGAAAAATCAAATCCACTATGGTCATATAATTACAAAGGACATGTTGTTAACAGGCAACACCATGAAGCATTTATTATAGGGGTTCCTAATCTAAAATCGTCAATTTTAATAAAAAATGATATTGTAAAAAATCTTTTAGAGTCTAATCAAAAAGCTGATTTTAACTCCACTAGTATGCATGACAGAATTGTTATTTATAGAATGGAGGCTACTGTTCCTATTTATGCAGTCTCAAATATGACGCTTTACAAAGAAAAAAGAGATAATAGTCAAATAAGTCATCATGTAGATGCTAACTGGGTTTTGAGAATGAATAGAGAAGGGTTTGATATATACCCAACTAAACGTGAAGATCACAGTTTGGAGTATTGGGTTACTGGATTTATTTATGATTACATCAAATTTGATGGTGAAAATTATTTGGCTTATAGTGAAGAACAAGGAGACCCTATTGATGACTATTGGATAGAACTTGGAAATTATAGGGATGAGGCTTTTCTTGATTTTAAAAGACTTAAACTGCAGGATGAGTTTAAATCAATGATAGACAATAAGATTTCCGAAATTGGTGAAACCGAAAACCAAAAATTAATTAAAAAAGTCACTGAGTCTTCTAATTACAATGATCATTATTCAAAAAAGAATTTTGAAAACAGTGAGCTAAAAGATTCCAAAATGATTAAGGTTAGAGAACTATTTAGCGATGAAATTAATTTTGTTAAAAAAGTTTTAGCTAAATAAACAAAACACAACTTTTATCTAATACAAATTAGACCTTTTAAAAACTTTTTATGTCTTCCCCTTCAATAAATATTGGTATTAATAAACAAGGTAAAATACTTATCAAACGAATTGACAAGCATTTTAAAGATCATGAACCAGTATTTTACGAAAGTTTTATCCTTTCCTCTTCTATGGAATTGAAAAAGGATAAAAATAAACTTAAAGTTCTGAAACAGGGAGAATTTCAACTTTCCGATAACGATGACATAAAAAGTTGGTTCGACTATGAATTGTATGCAGAAATAAAAAACTTAGTTGGTCTTGTAAATGATTCCATTAGCGACACTGTTATTGTCAATATTGTTGTTTCTTTAGCTGAAAAAGAAAGTGTTTTTATACTAAACAAGTTATTACAAGCAATAAAGGATTTAAGCTCTAATCAGATTATTTCAGGAGTTGATATAAAATTGTTTGTTATAACATATTCTCTTGATAGTAATAATCACAATGATAATTTTAATATAAAAAACGAGTTAAAAGAACTTGAAAAAACGATTCCAGAATATTCAGACCTAATAAAAGATATTTACTATATAGATGACAGAAATACAGATAAAATCATTTTACACCTAAGCTCAAATTGGCTTGCCTTTGCGTTAGCTGAGTTTTTTGTTTTCCAAATGGTTTGCCAGACTTCATTAGCTATACAAAACAAAACAAAAATTTTTGGTATAGGTATCATTCATTTTAATGAAATCTTATTTAGAAGTGTCATAACCAATAAAATACTACAGTATAAATTTAAAGAAGAGGGTATATATGATGATAAAGGCATTCAATTCAGAGACATAATTCTAAAATGTAATCCTTTTATTTCAGAGCACCAGAATTTTTTCAATGAATTCTTTACTAAATACCCCTACAGTAAGGAAAACAATCAAAATTTAACAGCAAACTCGGAGGAATACATTAATTCTTTTAAAGATAAATTAGAATTATTTGTTACCGATTCTAACTATACAATTGGTGAGTCGAAAGTAATTCTTGCTAATCTTTTAGGTGAAGATGATAAGAAACTACAAGGTATAAATTGGACTAATCTGCGTTTAAATATAAGTGATTTAGAATTTGATATTATTGATTATTTCAATAAATATTTAGATAAAGAAAACAGAGTAGATTTTCATAGACAAAAGGCTTTAAGAAATAAAATAACCGAACTCAACCAAGCTATAAAAAATGATGAAAAGTCGCTAAAAATATTAAAAGAACAATCCACCGAAATTTATTCTGATTTAGACATATCTTTTGAAGAAGGCATCTTTAGTGTTGAAGGTAAGAGAATTAACGCGTCTGGTTACATCCCTTCTCCTGTAAATTTAAATGAGGACTTTTACTCCTTCGAAGATAAGCCTATTCCTAAAGCCATTGATTTATCTAAATACCTTTCAAAGGTAAAAGACCAAGGAGAATTAGGAAGCTGCACTGCATTTCCCGTTTCAGCTGTTTACGAATTTGCAGCAAAACGTAACAATAAGAATGTAGACATTAGCGAACTTTTCATTTACTACAATACCAGAGAAATCCTAGGAAATATCTCTGATGATACGGGTGCAACATTATTGGAAACCATTAATTCAGTAAAAAAACATGGTGCATGTTATTCTAAAAATTACCCATATAAAATTGAATCATTCTCTGTAAAACCAGGAGAAGAAGCTTATACAGAAGCACAGCATCAAGTTGTAGAAAAAGCCTATAGAGTTAACATTACCGAAAAGGATTTCAAACACGCGATTGCCAATGGACACCCAATTATAATAGGCTTAAAACTATTTAAATCTTTTTATCCAAAAGACAAAACAGGCCTTGTTCCATTCCCTTCGAAAGACGAAGCAAGCTTTGAAAACCATGGTAATCATGCTATGTTAATCGTTGGTTATAACGAAGAAGAAAAACTGTTTAAAATAAGAAATAGCTGGGGTAGAAATTTTGGAGAAAATGGCTATTGTTATGCGCCTTATGATTACATAGCTAATACTGAATTTTGTTTAGAAGCCTTTGTTATTACAGATATAGTAGATTTATCATTTAGTGAATTTAACTATGATTCAAATGCTAGCTTCTCATTCTTAAATGATTCATTAATAAGAAGAAAAGTCATTAAAGAATATAATCTACGTAAAAAGAAAAGGGATTTAAGAAAAGTAAAAAAAGATTATGACTTAATAGCCCTAAAAAACGAAGAGAATGAAGAACAAATTAAAAACCCTTTATTTAGAAAACAATTATTTGAAGATCTAAAAGCTCAAGAAATTCCAGCCCCTGCTATTCCCCAAGCAGAACCAGAAAAAAGTAACAAAAATCCTTGGCCTTTTATTGCCGGGGGTGTGTTCGTTATTCTTATTAGTTTATTTTTTAAATCATATATAACAACACCCAGTTCTTTAATTGGTGTATTAGGCAGTATTTTACTCATAACTTATGGCTGTAAACTTCTATTTACTAAAAAGGAAGTTATACAACAACCTACAGTTATTGAAGACCCAAGATTATCACATGAAAGAGAACTTTATCGTTTTGAAATTGCAGATAACTTATTTCAGCTATTCGATGAAATGAATAAAAACCTTATAATAAGATACAAAGCCCTTTCAATCTATTTTGAAAAAATTAAAAACTGGCAAAAGGAAAGTTTAGAAACTCTTAATGAAACCTTATTTGACTCTCCTACATTTGTTGTAAATGTTGTTCAAAAAAAACCTTTACTTGATTATATCAAAAAGGAAAAAAACACGTTTTTAAAGAATCTGCCTAACCTTTCATTAACATTCCATGAAAATTATATCCTTGAAGAAAATAACACAAATGAGGTCTTTGAAACACTATACAAAAACTATCTAAATGATATACATAGCAATATTGAAACCATATTAGATATTAGTATTGTGGATTATATTCAAGGCAGAGTGCAATACCCTTATTTCAATTCTGCTCCAGAATTGAATAAAACAATACAAAATATTCAAAAGGTATCCACTCCCTTTTGCAACATAAAACAAACCACAAGTTCTTTAAACATTCAAAACTATGTCTTGTATGAAACCTTAACTAGTCATCCCGATGCCAAAACTAAAGAATTTTCAAAGCACAGACCTGCATCTATAAAACCAGTAATAACAATTAGAGACAATAAAAAGAAGTATGTCGCTGTTCAAGTAGCAGCTCTTAATAACATTTCAGACTTAGTAAAACATAATTTTTAATAAAATCTATGGTGAAAGTCAATCTTAAATTAATAGGTCTATTACTATTAATTTTATTCTGTTCATGTTTACCTGAAGTTTCACATTCAGATAAACTTTTTAATGAATTTACAGATTCATCAAATAGCGCTCTTAGTTTACAAGAAGTAAACTCTTCGAATAATGTCTCATCTCATAATCCATTAAATATTATGAGTTGGAATATTAGAGACCTAGGAAGAACAAAAAATGCAGAAGAAATTCATCAAATAGCTCAAATACTTAGACGCTCAGACTTAGTAGCTATACAAGAAGTCGTTGCTAAAGATCCAGCAGGTGCTCAAGCAGTGGCTAAAATAGCTGATGAACTAAACAGGATGGGTAGCAAATGGGATTATACCATTAGTAACCCTACAAAAAGTCCATCTTCCCATATAAGTGAGCGTTATGCTTTTTTATGGAAAACCCATAGAGTAAAAATGTTGAATGAGCCTTACTTAGCATCTAAATTTGAAAATGAAATGTATAGAGAACCTTATATAGCTAATTTTAAGTTTAAGGATAAAGACCAACCAATAAGTATAGTAAACTTCCATTCTAGAAAGTATTACGATAAGCCAGAAGAAGAAATTATACACTTTACTAGTTTGGTGAAAACTTTAAGCCATGAAGCTGTTGTAATAGTGGGAGATTTTAACTTGACTGAAAAGCATAGAGTTTGGAATTCGTTATATGAAATAGGGTTTCAAAATGCATTGTCAAACACAAAAACCACTCTTAAACAAAAATGTCATTTTGGGCAATACAGAAATCATGCTATAGACAATGTATATTACAACGAATATCTTATAAAGATAAATGCCCAAGCTATAGATTTAGTTAAAACGTGTAAAAACTTAAAGTTTGTTAGGGAACTATCAGATCATTTACCTGTTATGTTCACTTTTCAATAAAAGTGATTTAACATCGACACCTGTTGACGTGTTGGTAAGGTAGATTTGAAAGAATAATGATTAAAATAAGGAAAAACAATATTATGAAACAAAAGACTAATGCAATGACTAAAGAAAAATTAATTGAAAAGATTAAATGTCAGGTTTATAAATCAAGAGAACTTATTGACGGTAATGGAGGTTTTCATATTCGTAGAGGAATGGCTCATGCGATATCAGGGTATTGTGAAGATGTATTTGCATTATATGTAGCTCAATACTTAAATAGAACTGATTTGAAATTTTTTGTAGACAAAGTGATTTCTACAAGATTTCCTGGCAATGAAAAATCAACATCCTTTAAACCTGATTTAGCTATTATTAATGAAAACAATGTACTTACACATTATTTTGATTTAAAAACTAATTTGGGCTGGAATAGAAAATTAGAAAATTATTTAACCGAAAAAGATAACTTCATACGTAAACTTAAAAATCACAATAAAGCTTGGGTGACTAGTAAAAGAGATTGGTTAAAGAATGTTGACGACAAAGGAAATGAAATCAAATTTAATAAAACTTTTAAGTTAGATTCTCGTGAAAATATCACTATTTCAGATGATTTAGAATATCACATGGTTGTGGTATTTGGAGGCAACATGAATGAAGAAGATATGATTCGAAATATTGACGTAGCTAATACTTTAAGCTGTGTTAGAATTAATGTTTTATATGAAAATAAACAAATTAATAATAAAGCTTTTGAAAATATTCATATGGTTTTGAAGCCTTTATTAGGAACTTAAATAGTAAATTTAGTAGAATAGTGGGGGAAATTAAAGTACTTATTAATAGAGGCTAATTTTTATAGTTATTGCTTCCCAATCCAAGGATTTAAACGGTTTCTTAATTTGCGTTCTAGTTGCGTTATGATAAACTGTTTTATGGGTTTATTATTATTTTCTTGTAGTGTGTTGGGAAGTTGCCAATAAGCATACGTGATTTTATGTGTGTTTGTAAAATGTCTGTCTTTTAGTTTTAAACCATAGGTTGAAGCGTGTTTGTTGTGGGTAATATGCTCTTTAATGCGTTTGCCAACTTGTTCAGATTTACCAATGTAGAACGTGTAATGAGTGGTTTTGCTATGTATGCTTTTTTCAAATCGAGATTTACATACTTTAGGAAACTTGATATGGCCTTCATTACTGTTTTCCCAATCTTTTATTAGTTTTTTCTCGTTGAATTTTTTGTTGGGAATTATAAAAAACACATAAACACCCCAAAGGGACTTTACATTTTCGAAAGATGTATTGGCAATTGGTTTGGCATTTTGTTCAAGCTCATGAATAATTTTGGGTAAGGCTTTATCAAGTTCTTCTTCTGTTTTCTCCCAAAGTGTTTCGAAATTGTTGTAAAAATCTATTAAAGTGGTCATATGTATCATTTTGTATTCAAAAAGTTGATGTAATTATTTAAAAGTCCTCTTATCTGCTCTGCAGCCACAGGGTTTGCCGAATGTACGTTAAATTTTAGGTCTTTAAGGTTTAAGTCAGACTCGTAAACCAGCCATTTGGCAGCGGCATACCCATCTGGAGCAACTTTACCACTTTTATCTAACCCTAAATCATTATCAAAACTAATAAGTGGTGGTGGTCCATTATCTTTTATATACGTAACAAAATCAGCATAGCTTCGTACCACCACAAACTTTTTAGCTTCTGTTGATTCATACACCATTTCTGGCGTTCGGATATCATCTAAAACAGTTTTTTCATAGCTGGTTTCTGTTAAAGAAGTTAAAGAGTGCATTTTCAAAAATAGGTATGGGAATACGATGTTCCAATTCCGGTAAAATACTTATGGTATAGTGTTGCTCATTTTCTATCTGTTCTCCAAGATATGTTAATGTATCTTTAGGGAAAACAACAGTGTCTTTAGCACCTAAAACAATTTCCATAGTATGATTGTTGTTTGGCGGTGTAGAAATCGTATTTTGATGGACACTTCTGCGAGCTAAAGCAGGATTAAATAGGAGGGCAGGTGTTTGTAAGCGTTTGCAAAGATGATATCCTGCAAAACCTCCCATGCTGCTACCTATTATTACGTCTATACTTTCCTTTTGGTATTGTTTATACAACCAAGATATAGCATCAGGATTATTTTCATAATCTATGCGAGGTGCATGCACCAAACCATAATGTTGCAAAAGCTGTCTTTTTTCTGGTTTTAAGTTGCCGTTTAA carries:
- a CDS encoding tubulin-like doman-containing protein, coding for MAKLKRSLFIGLGGTGLKSILHTKKRFIDTYGEIPPMTSFLAFDTDGDSINVKIDSHLGGERIGLDASEFLHIRVRDPQEVLRQQAGLFDFVPSSNRSLLVSLTDGAGQVRSNGRFATHFNYGAIESAIKSKLTAILNADAISNDKFEVNGNDVEINMMFSVAGGTGSGTFLDVAYIVKEVSKSINSTVGVSTIGFAILPDVFNSMMNGPAMANVLPNGYGALHDLDYLMHHNYDKKPLEIKYANKTIKIEKPPFDLVFTINNSDKNANTYTNINDLSELIGLAMFTGASELSGGMTSSYDNVRTVIAGGSMKVENKDSWACGLGLSELYYDGNKLGNIYAHKASVSVINNLITPETDSFDLDDIFINAAKIRENNGDENNDLIDSLLTEVPRIQYTYIQDANSIDSEIKAYLQSVDESAKQEIESNFSTKKSDVEKKLGKFIIEHINKPSGVGNIDRFLNALKKHVNVFLEEMKSEHVEKSKNNEVFRSHLNQNISELNGLSFMERKFGSKLKDTKEEIVQMVNQIAANMHEVLRRQYAITFFNQLLLAISKHDQNVKNILQKLQQVEEECESKFIGLQNQINEQPKKFVKELHRDFVNRVSVYDKDVNVSDFIQSISSNEGGIYDFSEVSTRIISDFLWRYSKGLPKALEYRNKKIDEVLSTYSEEELDNIVKELIEKSNPLWSYNYKGHVVNRQHHEAFIIGVPNLKSSILIKNDIVKNLLESNQKADFNSTSMHDRIVIYRMEATVPIYAVSNMTLYKEKRDNSQISHHVDANWVLRMNREGFDIYPTKREDHSLEYWVTGFIYDYIKFDGENYLAYSEEQGDPIDDYWIELGNYRDEAFLDFKRLKLQDEFKSMIDNKISEIGETENQKLIKKVTESSNYNDHYSKKNFENSELKDSKMIKVRELFSDEINFVKKVLAK
- a CDS encoding YqiA/YcfP family alpha/beta fold hydrolase, with the protein product MNILYLHGLNGNLKPEKRQLLQHYGLVHAPRIDYENNPDAISWLYKQYQKESIDVIIGSSMGGFAGYHLCKRLQTPALLFNPALARRSVHQNTISTPPNNNHTMEIVLGAKDTVVFPKDTLTYLGEQIENEQHYTISILPELEHRIPIPIFENALFNFFNRNQL
- a CDS encoding cyclic-phosphate processing receiver domain-containing protein; the encoded protein is MHSLTSLTETSYEKTVLDDIRTPEMVYESTEAKKFVVVRSYADFVTYIKDNGPPPLISFDNDLGLDKSGKVAPDGYAAAKWLVYESDLNLKDLKFNVHSANPVAAEQIRGLLNNYINFLNTK
- a CDS encoding vWA domain-containing protein, translating into MLDITKSMWGGDGSGNIFKEVKKALYKGIEDIRDPETVVKIIPFQATHTYSELENWTFKAGDKASFLEAKKTIDNYSIKNVPGGYTDIYSALETAKNNIDSDRVNYIFLLTDGNQSPIPSATKETSKIDFSEEDLKISLDNWCNFSSKSESHLFYVMLSKTALNKPIINIIKKQCNAYSVEGTNMNIAFIKPYSNNIKVNLHDNPKNFEIELNANNWDYIKGQIFLKINLKNNSIFEVVENDIKVENKKIVVRLKTKNNSTFEALRKNLPIESIIPLTLSTDNNLKILNPVINLVIRNKKERVLTLEFVENE
- a CDS encoding C1 family peptidase; translation: MSSPSINIGINKQGKILIKRIDKHFKDHEPVFYESFILSSSMELKKDKNKLKVLKQGEFQLSDNDDIKSWFDYELYAEIKNLVGLVNDSISDTVIVNIVVSLAEKESVFILNKLLQAIKDLSSNQIISGVDIKLFVITYSLDSNNHNDNFNIKNELKELEKTIPEYSDLIKDIYYIDDRNTDKIILHLSSNWLAFALAEFFVFQMVCQTSLAIQNKTKIFGIGIIHFNEILFRSVITNKILQYKFKEEGIYDDKGIQFRDIILKCNPFISEHQNFFNEFFTKYPYSKENNQNLTANSEEYINSFKDKLELFVTDSNYTIGESKVILANLLGEDDKKLQGINWTNLRLNISDLEFDIIDYFNKYLDKENRVDFHRQKALRNKITELNQAIKNDEKSLKILKEQSTEIYSDLDISFEEGIFSVEGKRINASGYIPSPVNLNEDFYSFEDKPIPKAIDLSKYLSKVKDQGELGSCTAFPVSAVYEFAAKRNNKNVDISELFIYYNTREILGNISDDTGATLLETINSVKKHGACYSKNYPYKIESFSVKPGEEAYTEAQHQVVEKAYRVNITEKDFKHAIANGHPIIIGLKLFKSFYPKDKTGLVPFPSKDEASFENHGNHAMLIVGYNEEEKLFKIRNSWGRNFGENGYCYAPYDYIANTEFCLEAFVITDIVDLSFSEFNYDSNASFSFLNDSLIRRKVIKEYNLRKKKRDLRKVKKDYDLIALKNEENEEQIKNPLFRKQLFEDLKAQEIPAPAIPQAEPEKSNKNPWPFIAGGVFVILISLFFKSYITTPSSLIGVLGSILLITYGCKLLFTKKEVIQQPTVIEDPRLSHERELYRFEIADNLFQLFDEMNKNLIIRYKALSIYFEKIKNWQKESLETLNETLFDSPTFVVNVVQKKPLLDYIKKEKNTFLKNLPNLSLTFHENYILEENNTNEVFETLYKNYLNDIHSNIETILDISIVDYIQGRVQYPYFNSAPELNKTIQNIQKVSTPFCNIKQTTSSLNIQNYVLYETLTSHPDAKTKEFSKHRPASIKPVITIRDNKKKYVAVQVAALNNISDLVKHNF
- a CDS encoding endonuclease/exonuclease/phosphatase family protein, producing MVKVNLKLIGLLLLILFCSCLPEVSHSDKLFNEFTDSSNSALSLQEVNSSNNVSSHNPLNIMSWNIRDLGRTKNAEEIHQIAQILRRSDLVAIQEVVAKDPAGAQAVAKIADELNRMGSKWDYTISNPTKSPSSHISERYAFLWKTHRVKMLNEPYLASKFENEMYREPYIANFKFKDKDQPISIVNFHSRKYYDKPEEEIIHFTSLVKTLSHEAVVIVGDFNLTEKHRVWNSLYEIGFQNALSNTKTTLKQKCHFGQYRNHAIDNVYYNEYLIKINAQAIDLVKTCKNLKFVRELSDHLPVMFTFQ